A DNA window from Pyrus communis chromosome 3, drPyrComm1.1, whole genome shotgun sequence contains the following coding sequences:
- the LOC137729859 gene encoding KH domain-containing protein At4g18375-like: MGETGKRYRSQRDHDGGNKNQKRRFNDRDEKGSDDLVVYRILCPDGVIGSVIGKSGKVINSIRQDTRAKIKVVDPFPGAKERVITIYSYVKDKEEVEVDDEFNDMEPLCAAQDALLRVHSAISNALASVGDSDKRRRDSREDCQILVPSSQSANIIGKAGSTIKKLRSKTRTNIKIVAKDATDPTHSCAMDFDNFLMINGESEAVKKALFAVSAIMYKFAPKEEISLETSVPEALPSIIIPSDVPIYQSGGLYQSGDPIVSSRAVPPIIGATSLQDLQGYTDKGNTWPMYSSALPLVSGFGVASRSEELIVRVLCPFDKIGRVIGKGGGTIKSIRQVSGARIEVDDTKDRDECIISVTATESPDDLKSMAVEAVLLLQEKINDEDDDSVSIRLLVPSKFIGCIIGKSGSIINEIRKRTKADIRISKADKPRGADANELVEVAGDPSSLRDALIQIVLRLRDDVLKDRDDGLNTSGGAESMYSGGPALSMPSVLPSVPPVSSMRYDQRAESGSGLGLLSSGSLYGYGSVSMGENGYGSMSSYSSKLYGGSALPPPSTLEMLVPANALGKVMGKGGANIANIRKISGAMVEISESKSSRGDRVAHISGTPEQKRTAENLIQAFIMAP; this comes from the exons ATGGGGGAGACGGGTAAGCGGTATCGGTCGCAGAGAGACCATGATGGGGGAAACAAGAACCAAAAGAGACGATTCAATGACCGAGACGAAAAGGGTAGTGATGATTTGGTGGTTTATAGGATTCTATGCCCTGATGGGGTTATTGGGAGTGTTATTGGCAAGAGTGGGAAAGTCATCAACTCGATTCGTCAAGATACTAGAGCGAAAATCAAGGTTGTGGACCCATTTCCGGGTGCAAAAGAGAGGGTAATAACTATTTATAGCTATGTTAAGGATAAGGAAGAGGTTGAGGTTGATGATGAGTTCAATGATATGGAGCCTTTGTGTGCTGCCCAGGATGCTCTTCTTAGAGTTCATTCTGCAATTTCGAATGCATTGGCTAGTGTTGGGGATTCAGATAAGAGACGGAGGGATAGTAGGGAAGACTGCCAAATTCTTGTTCCTTCTAGCCAGTCTGCAAATATTATTGGTAAGGCGGGGTCGACTATAAAGAAACTGAGAAGCAAGACGAGGACCAACATTAAGATTGTTGCAAAAGATGCCACTGATCCAACACATTCTTGCGCTATGGACTTTGACAATTTTCTTATG ATAAATGGAGAATCAGAAGCAGTTAAAAAAGCATTGTTTGCAGTTTCTGCAATTATGTACAAGTTTGCCCCTAAGGAAGAGATTTCTCTTGAGACATCGGTACCAGAGGCCCTGCCAAGTATAATTATCCCATCAGATGTCCCTATTTATCAATCAGGTGGACTATATCAAAGTGGAGATCCTATTGTCTCTTCTAGAGCTGTACCTCCAATCATAGGTGCTACATCTTTACAGGATCTTCAGGGTTACACGGATAAAGGGAACACATGGCCCATGTACTCATCTGCCCTTCCTTTAGTTTCTGGTTTCGGTGTTGCCTCTCGATCTGAGGAGTTAATTGTGCGAGTATTGTGTCCCTTTGACAAGATTGGTCGTGTAATTGGCAAGGGTGGGGGCACCATTAAAAGCATAAGGCAGGTGAGTGGTGCTCGTATAGAGGTTGATGATACCAAGGACCGTGATGAGTGTATAATCAGTGTTACTGCAACAGAG TCACCTGATGATCTAAAATCCATGGCAGTGGAAGCTGTTCTTTTGCTGCAAGAGAAGAtaaatgatgaagatgatgactcTGTTTCAATTCGGCTTCTTGTTCCATCTAAATTTATTGGTTGTATTATTGGAAAAAGTGGTTCGATTATAAATGAAATCCGAAAAAGAACAAAAGCTGACATCCGTATTTCAAAAGCTGATAAGCCTAGGGGTGCTGATGCTAATGAACTTGTTGAG GTGGCAGGAGATCCCAGTAGTTTGAGGGATGCGCTTATTCAGATTGTTCTAAGACTCAGAGACGATGTCTTGAAAGATAGAGATGATGGTCTTAACACCTCTGGTGGTGCTGAATCCATGTACTCGGGTGGCCCTGCTCTCTCAATGCCATCTGTCCTGCCTTCTGTCCCCCCAGTTTCTTCGATGCGTTATGATCAGAGGGCTGAAAGTGGAAGTGGCTTAGGCCTGCTTTCTTCTGGTAGCCTCTATGGATATGGATCTGTGTCG atGGGAGAAAATGGCTATGGATCCATGTCTTCGTATTCATCCAAGCTATATGGAGGGTCAGC GTTGCCACCCCCTTCAACACTTGAGATGCTAGTTCCAGCGAATGCATTGGGTAAAGTGATGGGCAAAGGCGGGGCAAATATAGCCAATATCCGGAAG ATATCGGGAGCAATGGTAGAGATCTCTGAGTCCAAATCTTCCCGGGGTGATCGTGTTGCACATATATCTGGCACACCTGAACAGAAGCGTACGGCAGAGAACTTGATTCAGGCATTTATAATGGCCCCCTAA
- the LOC137728502 gene encoding uncharacterized protein — translation MAKLQQNLVQGLAKPYKSREYYPHKAKGISILAFFFSILIYICIFYIFNISLSTVFSNSKFWFAISNTLILIIAVDCGAFSSACKDQQDHFYQEYMMQSQAARSASSFVSQYPQIVNKSSPKQLEAGNNRKTKNEEVLLVPQNTEIVQEKRVVHVSKGDNDQNKSGSTGKENVREKTYRRSKSEKAKRGVIINERKNTPRRSETTYQKHKPTADEDNEFSTMSNEELNKRAEEFIQRFNRQIRLQSTATTFP, via the coding sequence ATGgccaaacttcaacaaaatctAGTGCAAGGTTTAGCGAAACCCTACAAATCCAGAGAATATTATCCTCACAAAGCTAAAGGGATATCCATCTTGGcttttttcttctctatacTAATTTACATTTGCATCTTCTATATCTTCAACATCTCCCTCTCAACTGTCTTCAGCAACTCCAAGTTCTGGTTTGCCATATCCAACACCCTCATCCTCATTATTGCCGTCGACTGTGGCGCATTCTCTTCGGCCTGCAAAGACCAACAAGACCATTTTTACCAAGAGTACATGATGCAAAGCCAAGCAGCTCGTAGTGCTTCCTCATTTGTTTCCCAATACCCTCAAATTGTCAACAAAAGCAGTCCCAAGCAATTAGAGGCGGGAAACAATaggaaaacaaagaatgaaGAAGTACTCCTCGTACCTCAAAATACAGAAATCGTCCAAGAAAAGAGGGTAGTCCACGTGTCGAAGGGCGATAATGATCAGAATAAAAGTGGTAGCACTGGAAAGGAAAATGTTCGGGAAAAAACTTATCGGCGAAGTAAGTCTGAGAAAGCGAAAAGAGGAGTGATCATCAATGAGAGGAAGAACACTCCAAGGAGGTCAGAGACGACTTATCAGAAGCACAAACCAACTGCTGATGAAGACAATGAATTTTCGACCATGTCTAACGAAGAACTAAACAAAAGAGCCGAAGAGTTTATTCAGAGGTTTAACAGACAAATTAGGCTTCAATCAACAGCTACAACCTTCCCTTAA
- the LOC137729840 gene encoding uncharacterized protein → MEQEAAETLIQAASSDGSEPAAVNRARKLLFRRMLVGIRDGRFFLGTFHCIDKQGNIILQDAVEYRSTRRSSPSPMEQRCLGLILIPSSCRASCHVGCSVEEQLSLLSF, encoded by the coding sequence ATGGAACAAGAAGCGGCGGAAACGCTGATTCAGGCGGCGAGCTCAGATGGTTCGGAGCCGGCGGCCGTGAACCGCGCCAGGAAGCTTCTGTTCCGGCGAATGCTAGTTGGGATAAGGGACGGCCGGTTTTTCCTGGGGACCTTTCACTGCATCGACAAACAAGGCAACATCATTCTTCAGGATGCGGTGGAGTATCGGAGCACCCGGCGGTCCTCGCCGTCTCCGATGGAGCAGCGCTGCCTCGGTCTCATTCTAATCCCTTCTTCTTGCCGTGCTTCTTGTCACGTTGGTTGCTCTGTTGAAGAACAGTTGTCTCTGCTTTCGTTCTAG